In one Ictalurus furcatus strain D&B chromosome 28, Billie_1.0, whole genome shotgun sequence genomic region, the following are encoded:
- the slc25a46 gene encoding mitochondrial outer membrane protein SLC25A46 isoform X1 → MTSRRPDSFDGLGYRGREEPSYGGGYSGRSFNSSSNTDLQHWVTTPPDIPGSRNLHYGDSTPQSEAAPAAPGAGDEFQSAASPPSDQLNRFAGFGIGLASLFTENVLAHPCIVFRRQCQVNYHARCYHLSPLTALNVMYNVSKTQGPKALWKGMGSTFVVQGVTLGTEGIISECTPLPRELPHRWNPKQIAGHFILKGLTHVVALPFYSASLIETVQSEIIRDNPGILDCVKEGVGRVLGLGVPHSKRLLPLLTLVFPTVLHGVLHYIISSSVQKLVLYVLRRRGSTGTSPKRTEFGKETVQNMLDAYFPELIASFVANLCADVLLFPLETVLHRLHIQGTRTIIDNTDQGLEVLPINSQYEGMRDCINAIRREEGPLGFYKGFGTIVIQYSLHATVLQITKMIYSTLLQNA, encoded by the exons ATGACTTCCCGACGCCCAGACAGCTTCGACGGGTTAGGTTACAGGGGCAGGGAGGAGCCGTCGTACGGCGGAGGCTATTCGGGAAGGTCGTTTAACAGTTCATCCAACACTGATCTGCAGCACTGGGTCACCACGCCTCCGGACATCCCCGGCAGCAGAAACCTGCACTATGGGGACAGCACGCCACAGTCTGAAGCGGCTCCTGCAGCCCCCGGGGCCGGAGACGAGTTTCAGTCGGCTGCTTCTCCACCGTCCG ATCAGTTGAACAGATTTGCTGGGTTTGGGATTGGTCTTGCAAG cctctttacagaaaatgttCTAGCCCACCCGTGCATTGTGTTTCGGCGGCAATGCCAG GTGAATTACCACGCCAGATGTTACCACCTGTCACCTTTAACAGCTCTTAATGTGATGTACAATGTCTCCAAAACTCAG ggTCCAAAGGCTTTATGGAAAGGGATGGGAAGCACTTTCGTGGTCCAGGGAGTGACACTCGGGACAGAGGGCATCATCAGCGAGTGCACCCCTTTGCCAAG ggagctGCCACACAGATGGAATCCCAAACAAATCGCAGGGCACTTTATTCTGAAAGG tttaacaCATGTGGTCGCATTGCCGTTTTACTCAGCAAGCCTCATTGAAACTGTCCAG AGTGAGATCATTCGGGACAACCCGGGCATCCTGGACTGTGTGAAGGAGGGCGTGGGGCGTGTCTTGGGTCTGGGCGTGCCCCACAGTAAACGCCTCCTTCCCCTGTTGACGCTGGTTTTCCCTACCGTCCTGCACGGCGTCCTGCATTACATCATAAGCTCCAGTGTGCAGAAGCTAGTGCTGTACGTGCTCCGTCGCCGCGGCAGCACCGGCACGTCACCCAAACGCACCGAATTCGGCAAGGAGACGGTCCAGAACATGCTAGACGCCTATTTCCCAGAGCTGATCGCTAGCTTCGTGGCCAACCTGTGTGCCGACGTGCTACTGTTTCCTCTGGAGACGGTGCTGCACCGGCTGCATATTCAGGGAACTCGCACCATCATCGATAACACTGACCAGGGCCTCGAGGTGCTTCCTATTAACTCTCAGTACGAGGGGATGAGGGACTGCATAAACGCGATACGACGCGAGGAGGGTCCGCTGGGCTTCTACAAGGGCTTCGGGACCATCGTGATCCAGTACTCGCTACACGCAACAGTGCTGCAGATCACCAAGATGATTTACTCAACTCTGCTGCAAAATGCCTga
- the slc25a46 gene encoding mitochondrial outer membrane protein SLC25A46 isoform X2: MEIAVLTDQLNRFAGFGIGLASLFTENVLAHPCIVFRRQCQVNYHARCYHLSPLTALNVMYNVSKTQGPKALWKGMGSTFVVQGVTLGTEGIISECTPLPRELPHRWNPKQIAGHFILKGLTHVVALPFYSASLIETVQSEIIRDNPGILDCVKEGVGRVLGLGVPHSKRLLPLLTLVFPTVLHGVLHYIISSSVQKLVLYVLRRRGSTGTSPKRTEFGKETVQNMLDAYFPELIASFVANLCADVLLFPLETVLHRLHIQGTRTIIDNTDQGLEVLPINSQYEGMRDCINAIRREEGPLGFYKGFGTIVIQYSLHATVLQITKMIYSTLLQNA; this comes from the exons ATGGAAATAGCAGTACTGACAG ATCAGTTGAACAGATTTGCTGGGTTTGGGATTGGTCTTGCAAG cctctttacagaaaatgttCTAGCCCACCCGTGCATTGTGTTTCGGCGGCAATGCCAG GTGAATTACCACGCCAGATGTTACCACCTGTCACCTTTAACAGCTCTTAATGTGATGTACAATGTCTCCAAAACTCAG ggTCCAAAGGCTTTATGGAAAGGGATGGGAAGCACTTTCGTGGTCCAGGGAGTGACACTCGGGACAGAGGGCATCATCAGCGAGTGCACCCCTTTGCCAAG ggagctGCCACACAGATGGAATCCCAAACAAATCGCAGGGCACTTTATTCTGAAAGG tttaacaCATGTGGTCGCATTGCCGTTTTACTCAGCAAGCCTCATTGAAACTGTCCAG AGTGAGATCATTCGGGACAACCCGGGCATCCTGGACTGTGTGAAGGAGGGCGTGGGGCGTGTCTTGGGTCTGGGCGTGCCCCACAGTAAACGCCTCCTTCCCCTGTTGACGCTGGTTTTCCCTACCGTCCTGCACGGCGTCCTGCATTACATCATAAGCTCCAGTGTGCAGAAGCTAGTGCTGTACGTGCTCCGTCGCCGCGGCAGCACCGGCACGTCACCCAAACGCACCGAATTCGGCAAGGAGACGGTCCAGAACATGCTAGACGCCTATTTCCCAGAGCTGATCGCTAGCTTCGTGGCCAACCTGTGTGCCGACGTGCTACTGTTTCCTCTGGAGACGGTGCTGCACCGGCTGCATATTCAGGGAACTCGCACCATCATCGATAACACTGACCAGGGCCTCGAGGTGCTTCCTATTAACTCTCAGTACGAGGGGATGAGGGACTGCATAAACGCGATACGACGCGAGGAGGGTCCGCTGGGCTTCTACAAGGGCTTCGGGACCATCGTGATCCAGTACTCGCTACACGCAACAGTGCTGCAGATCACCAAGATGATTTACTCAACTCTGCTGCAAAATGCCTga